The following are encoded in a window of Chryseobacterium sp. genomic DNA:
- a CDS encoding response regulator transcription factor — protein sequence MSTKKILLIDDEQDILEILSYNLEKEGYEVVTASGGEEGIEKARTLVPDLILLDVMMPGKDGIETCQELRQIKSLQKTLIVFLSARSEEFSQLAGYQAGGNDYIVKVIKPKVLISKVNALLQLTSQVNEKAKLIEVGDLVIDKDNFRVSRNGQAFLLPKKEFDLLYLLASNTDKVFKREEILEKVWGSDVVVGERTIDVHIRRLREKLGLSSIQTLKGIGYKLIV from the coding sequence ATGAGTACCAAAAAGATCTTACTGATTGATGATGAACAGGACATCCTGGAAATCCTGTCTTATAATCTGGAAAAGGAAGGATATGAAGTAGTTACCGCCAGTGGTGGTGAAGAAGGTATCGAAAAAGCGCGCACACTCGTACCGGATCTTATCCTTCTCGATGTCATGATGCCCGGAAAGGACGGTATTGAAACCTGCCAGGAACTCAGACAGATAAAAAGCCTTCAGAAAACACTTATCGTTTTCCTGTCGGCTCGCAGCGAGGAGTTCTCCCAACTGGCGGGATATCAGGCCGGCGGTAATGATTATATTGTAAAGGTCATCAAGCCCAAGGTTCTTATATCCAAGGTGAATGCACTTCTGCAGCTTACTTCGCAGGTAAATGAAAAGGCCAAACTTATTGAAGTGGGCGATTTGGTGATTGACAAGGATAACTTCAGGGTTTCCAGAAACGGACAGGCTTTTCTGTTGCCCAAGAAAGAATTTGACCTTCTTTATCTCTTAGCTTCCAATACTGATAAAGTCTTTAAGAGAGAGGAGATTTTGGAGAAAGTTTGGGGTAGCGATGTAGTGGTGGGAGAACGTACAATAGATGTGCACATCCGCCGCCTGCGGGAAAAATTAGGTCTCAGTTCTATTCAGACGCTTAAAGGAATTGGTTATAAGCTCATTGTTTAA
- a CDS encoding alpha-amylase family glycosyl hydrolase produces the protein MNETCRWKHTTNIYEVNLRQYTPEGTFKEFTAHLPRLRDMGVETLWLMPITPIAQKNKKGSMGSPYAAANYAAVNPEFGTLEDLRNLVHEAHSFGFRVIMDWVANHTGWDHVWTNTHPDFYLRDPLTGDFQPASGMADIIELDYSKPDMRLAMIEAMKYWVREANIDGFRCDLAAWVELGFWQQARPELEKLKPLFWLGEFDELDDPGYGKIFDASYSWNWMHLTRDFCDGKVTLGELKTLLTRYSEIGDGSMRAWFTSNHDENTWNGTEFEKYGIYAEALAVFSVTWNGVPLIYNGQEIPMRTKRLEFFEKDPIPWTGTNKLHDFYKTLLRLKSNNPALRGGDPAVRTLLLKTTADDKILAYLRQNGMHAVLTVLSFSTKPINFEITEESLSGVYTCVFTLSTRDFTNGAHFSLEPGGFAVFQK, from the coding sequence ATGAATGAAACCTGCAGGTGGAAGCACACCACCAATATCTATGAAGTAAACCTGAGACAGTATACTCCCGAAGGAACTTTCAAGGAATTTACCGCACATTTGCCCCGGCTCAGGGATATGGGTGTTGAAACGCTGTGGCTGATGCCGATCACCCCTATCGCACAGAAAAACAAAAAAGGAAGTATGGGCAGTCCGTATGCGGCGGCCAACTATGCAGCTGTAAACCCGGAATTTGGTACACTGGAAGATTTAAGAAATTTAGTGCATGAAGCGCACAGCTTCGGATTCAGAGTGATTATGGACTGGGTAGCCAACCATACAGGCTGGGACCATGTGTGGACGAATACCCACCCGGATTTCTATCTGCGGGATCCCCTTACCGGCGATTTTCAACCCGCATCCGGAATGGCCGACATCATTGAACTGGATTACTCTAAACCTGATATGCGCTTGGCCATGATTGAGGCCATGAAATATTGGGTTAGGGAAGCAAATATAGACGGATTCCGCTGCGACCTGGCAGCATGGGTGGAACTGGGTTTCTGGCAACAGGCAAGACCTGAACTGGAAAAACTGAAACCACTTTTTTGGCTCGGTGAATTTGACGAACTTGATGATCCCGGGTACGGAAAGATTTTCGATGCCAGTTATTCCTGGAACTGGATGCACCTGACCAGGGATTTTTGCGATGGCAAAGTTACTTTAGGTGAACTTAAGACACTGTTGACCAGATATTCAGAGATTGGAGACGGCTCTATGCGTGCCTGGTTTACATCTAATCATGACGAGAATACCTGGAACGGTACTGAATTTGAGAAATATGGGATCTATGCAGAGGCGCTGGCCGTCTTTTCAGTGACGTGGAACGGCGTGCCACTCATCTATAACGGGCAGGAAATACCGATGCGCACAAAAAGACTTGAGTTTTTTGAGAAGGACCCTATTCCGTGGACCGGTACTAATAAACTGCATGACTTCTATAAGACTCTGTTGCGCCTTAAAAGCAATAATCCGGCGCTGCGGGGTGGCGACCCGGCCGTGAGGACGCTTTTGCTGAAGACTACAGCCGATGATAAAATTCTGGCATACCTAAGGCAAAACGGAATGCACGCAGTACTAACGGTGCTCAGTTTTTCCACAAAACCAATCAATTTTGAGATTACAGAAGAATCGCTATCCGGAGTTTATACCTGTGTTTTTACACTTTCAACGCGTGATTTCACCAACGGAGCCCATTTTTCTTTGGAACCCGGAGGATTTGCGGTTTTTCAAAAGTAG
- a CDS encoding sensor histidine kinase, translating into MKFRELTFIASLFITLVTVFVALAFNLSQEQLAEDRNRFYMIMSLCVLIMLAVNYFLLEFLFGYYGKKQIKRISTILPQGIIPTDESKMSFTQLGEKVSELSQRNANEIDTMKGMASYRKEYIGNVSHELKTPLFSIQGYVETLIDGGVENLAIRDKYLERIDKSVERLLDIVKDLDMLNQFEYGEINLNITTFDLNILIREIMDMLDLEAERREARMQLQTSHAAIMVRADRQRISQVIINLISNAIHYSNRENALITVRTNKLRSKVLVEVADNGMGIKKELLPRIFERFYRVESSRSRRGGGSGLGLAIVKHILEAHNEAISVHSVYLEGTTFTFMLETEP; encoded by the coding sequence TTGAAATTCAGGGAACTTACTTTCATCGCCTCGCTTTTCATCACCCTTGTGACGGTTTTTGTGGCGCTGGCCTTCAATCTCTCACAGGAACAGCTGGCGGAGGACCGCAACCGTTTTTACATGATCATGTCACTCTGTGTCCTGATAATGCTGGCCGTAAATTATTTTCTTCTGGAATTTTTGTTTGGCTATTATGGCAAAAAACAGATCAAACGCATCAGTACCATCCTGCCGCAGGGCATTATCCCGACAGACGAGAGTAAAATGAGTTTCACACAACTTGGTGAAAAGGTTTCCGAGCTTTCCCAGAGAAATGCAAACGAAATTGACACCATGAAAGGGATGGCCAGCTACCGCAAAGAATATATAGGCAATGTCTCACACGAGTTGAAAACACCACTCTTCTCCATTCAGGGCTATGTGGAAACCCTTATAGACGGCGGTGTTGAGAACCTGGCCATCCGGGACAAGTACCTGGAACGCATTGATAAATCGGTGGAAAGGCTGTTGGATATTGTGAAGGACCTGGATATGCTGAACCAGTTTGAATACGGCGAAATCAACCTTAATATTACCACATTTGACCTCAATATCCTCATCCGCGAAATCATGGATATGCTGGATCTTGAAGCTGAGCGTCGGGAAGCCAGGATGCAGCTCCAGACCTCGCATGCTGCAATTATGGTGCGTGCGGACAGGCAGCGGATCAGCCAAGTGATCATTAACCTTATCTCAAATGCCATTCATTACTCCAACCGCGAGAATGCACTGATCACGGTGCGCACCAACAAACTGCGCTCAAAAGTACTGGTAGAGGTGGCCGACAATGGAATGGGCATCAAAAAGGAACTTTTGCCGCGCATCTTTGAAAGGTTTTACCGGGTTGAATCTTCACGCAGCCGCCGTGGTGGCGGTTCCGGATTAGGGCTGGCCATCGTAAAACATATTCTCGAGGCACACAACGAAGCCATCTCTGTACACAGCGTTTATCTGGAAGGAACCACCTTTACTTTTATGCTGGAAACCGAGCCTTAG
- a CDS encoding IS1096 element passenger TnpR family protein, whose product MVYKIRVILDTKDNIFRDIEIKGKQTLWNLHLGIKSAFSLQGEELSAFNLLESDGTIIKSVPLEDMTDEGDGEIMSDVYIDEAFANEGDRAQFQYGLLDLWEFFCELVEMVDEKPAVNYPITVFRFGAVPLKAPGKSTGKSKKPVMPLLDEDEDFGFNDDFEEGDFADEDDDFDDDDALDFADEPLDDDDED is encoded by the coding sequence ATGGTTTATAAAATCCGCGTCATTTTAGATACCAAGGACAATATTTTCCGCGATATTGAAATCAAAGGGAAACAGACACTCTGGAACCTGCATTTAGGTATCAAGAGTGCCTTCAGCCTTCAGGGTGAGGAACTGTCAGCCTTTAATCTGCTCGAGTCAGACGGGACCATCATTAAGTCCGTACCTCTGGAGGATATGACCGATGAGGGCGATGGTGAGATTATGTCAGACGTTTATATTGATGAAGCATTCGCAAATGAAGGCGACCGTGCACAGTTTCAGTACGGACTGCTTGACCTTTGGGAATTTTTCTGCGAACTTGTAGAGATGGTGGATGAAAAGCCTGCTGTTAATTATCCAATAACCGTTTTCCGTTTTGGTGCGGTGCCACTGAAGGCACCCGGTAAAAGTACAGGTAAAAGCAAGAAGCCGGTGATGCCGCTTCTGGACGAGGACGAAGATTTTGGTTTCAACGATGATTTTGAAGAAGGTGATTTTGCCGATGAGGATGATGATTTTGATGATGACGATGCTTTGGATTTCGCTGATGAGCCACTGGATGATGACGATGAAGATTAA